CGATTAATTCACCAATGATTATTTTACTCGTATCGAAATTTTTCTGATAAATAGCCGCTAAAAGTTGAATTAATGTCGAAAAAAATAAGGAAAGACTTAAAATAGCAACACCTATTTTAACTGCCAGGGGATAAGAGAAGAACAAGGAAACCAAGCAGGCCAATCCATAAAAAAATATGGCCGAAAAAAATCTTAAGGTAAAAATATTTTGTAGAATAAAATCGCTTTTATTTTTTCTCTCTGATTCAGACAGTGACAATTCAGCGTCTATTTCACCCATATATTTCAGGGTAATTAGATAAAGTCCAAAATCAACAACAATGCCAAACATTTGTAAATATGCAATGCTAATCGAATAATAGCCATATTGCTCCGGCCCCAAATATCTCAATATCAAGGAAATTACAAAAATTCCCAAAAGCAAACTCAAAAATCTTCCGGCAACCTGGATAATTGTGTGCTTGGCTACTTGCTTTGTTAGAGAAGTCATATAAAATTATCCTATCAGCAAATAAATGATTTGACAATCTTCTCTGGTTTGTTAAATTATAAAAAGATGATTTGCCAAAAGAAAAATTACTGGAGGAAGTGCTCGAGAACGATATTAATCGCTCTTGTTTTTATTGGTCAAATATTTTTTGTTAATTTAAATTTGGTTCAAGCTGCTTCTTATAGAGCCGGCATCGTAGTTTATTCGCCAAAACAAAAAATAACCCTAAAGGCCGGTATTGTGGCCAAATTAAGAATTAACTACATTAATAATGGCACTGCGAGTTGGCTTAACTCTGGCACCAGCGCTGTTAAATTGAAAACCGATTCCACCGGTAAAAGCTTTGTCCATTCACAGTGGATATCATCAACCTATCCAACCAAACTTTATTATCCAAAAGTTGGCCCAGGGCAAAGTATTTGGTTTGATGTTCCCATTATCACGCCCAAAACCAACGGCACTTATCCATTTAACTTATCACTAATCGCCGGCTCAACGACTATCAGTGGCAGCACGGCTACTTTTACAATCACCATAACTGGCGGCAAGGCTCCTTCAACTACTAATAATAGCGCACCGAGCCAGTCCACGACCATGAACGGCTTAAACGAGGTTTTACAAATAACCGAACAACAAAAAACCAACCTGCCTATCACCGTCGAACCAAATATTTCTTCTGGTTATCAGGTTAAGTTTAACGGACAAGCTGTTGATGTTAATAAGCTCGGTTCGCGCTTCCAGGTCGATTATAATTTTTCGCTAAAAAAATATTTTATCAATGACCAAAACGGACAACGAATCTTAATGACTGACCAATCCATTGAATTTGTCCCAACTAATGGGACTGATCAATTGAAATTAACAGCTGGTTCTTCTTATAACTTTTGTGGTTATTTAAAATTTGTCTATCAATCTACCAATTCGAGACTATCCATTTTAACCAATACAGCCGAGTCATGTTATCCTAAATTAATCGCTCCTGTGCCAACAATAAGCCCAATCCCTCAGCCGGAAGTTTGGTGGCAAGCTATTAGTGCCGACACAAGCGCTACAAGCGATTTTCGCTTTGAGCAAGAGCCGATCATAAAAGTTGGCTTACTTTATCAAACCGCTGACTCTCAAGCGAATTTGCCGTTTAAAATTCATACGCTTAATAACAAGCCATACGAACTTAGAGACGATAATAATAATTTATTGACTATGGCCACAACTGGAGACACCTTGACTGTTGATTTTGATTTTATATTAAATAAAACATTTGTTGATTCAAATGGCGTTAGATTATTCTTAACCGATTCGCCGCTTCATTTTGTCGCTAGAGAACCCGAAACTATTTTTGAAATCTCTTCATGGAAAAATGGCCCGTTCTGGGGCATGAATGTCAATGACAATGACTATCGCGGCAATCTAATTGTTGAGTATAATCCGAATACGGAAAGATTTTGGCTAATTAACGAAATCGGCATGGAAGAATATTTGCGCGGCAACAGCGAAATTTGGGACACTTGGCCCACTGAAATGTTAAAAGCACAAATAATTGCCGCGCGAACCTATGCGCTCTTTAGATACATCAATCCAAAATATACTAATTCGCCATCGGCCGATGATGATCCGATTTTTACCGTGCGCTCTACGCAAGCCGATCAGGTTTATCGCGGCTATCAGGGAGAATTGCGCAATCCAAACATCGTTCAAGCCGCCTCTGACACGCGCGCCATGATTGCTACTTATAATAACGATCCTATCTTGGCTTATTATTTTGCCCAAACTAACGGACGAACCCGCGATTCGGTTTCGGCTGGCATGACGCGGGCACCAGTTGACTATTTAAAAGGCGTCATTGATCCGCCAGGCGAGGGCCTAACCCTAAAAGGACACGGCGTAGGACTACCGCAAGTAGGCGGCAAGGTGGCAGCTCAACAAGGAGCAAATTTTGCCCAAATTTTAAAATATTATTATCAAGGCATTCAAATTAAAAAGCTCTATCCATAACCTCTTGATTTACTGGGGGAAATTTGATACAATATTGAAATCCAATATTTCTTTTTTTATATAACGGGGTGTGGCCCAGTAGTCTAAGGCGTCTGCTTTGGGAGCAGAAGACCGTGGGTGCGAATCCCACCACCCCGACCAATTAACATGCGGGTATCGTATAGCGGCATTACCTCAGCTTTCCAAGCTGATGAGAGGGGTTCGACTCCCCTTACCCGCTTATATAAAACAGAATAAAAAGCAAAAACAAAAAACGGGCCAAGATGGCTCGCTTTTTTATTATATAAAAATAATTTTTAGCAACAGAATAAACTACCAGGCGGTTGGTCACCAATTTCGCCAAACGGATTGCCATATTTTTCTAGATTGGCAATCATTTTTTTATTTTCTTCAGTCGATAGGGCTGCACCATTTAATTTTTGCCTGACTTTTTTCATCAGTTCGGGTAAATCAATCACCGGACAATTTATAAAACACGATGAGCATAAGGTGCAGGAATAGGCATTGGCCTTTTTTGCCTCGGATAACCCGCGTGATAAAGCGGCAAAAATAATTCCTTTACTACCCAGATATTTGTCACCATATTGCCGTCCTAGGTTGTGAAAGGCTGGACAGAAATTAAGACAAGCGCCGCAGTTTAAACAATATAGCAATTCTACAAAGCCCTCTTGCATCAATCGCGAACGACCATTATCAACTAAAATTAAATAAACCTGTTTTGGACCCTGGGCGCCGATGACCAATTTATTCTGCACATCGCCGGTTTTGGATGGACCAGAAATTATCGAAACGTAAGTCGGCCAATCCTGACCCGTACCCCAAACCGCGGAAGCCTTAACAATTTGCATGGCCGCCTCAAGATCAGGCACTAACTTTTCAACGCTAGAAATAATAATATGTTTAGTCGGCCAGCGCGAAACCAAAGAAACATTACCCT
This window of the Patescibacteria group bacterium genome carries:
- a CDS encoding LUD domain-containing protein, which encodes MSKNLLPPEIKENIWQVVLEYRQKREKALSSQERDELAKKIRHMKRDVFTNLEVIKKQTIANLEKNKIKVIEVKDDVEARNILSGLCQDDRLILKSKSNIADEIDVAQAFSDKELVETDLGDWINHLLGEEDLHPVIPALHVAPQRIVDKIYQKFGRKIEVTPEAIAAFAREKIHQKIIEATVGITGANAITSDGKIVLLENEGNVSLVSRWPTKHIIISSVEKLVPDLEAAMQIVKASAVWGTGQDWPTYVSIISGPSKTGDVQNKLVIGAQGPKQVYLILVDNGRSRLMQEGFVELLYCLNCGACLNFCPAFHNLGRQYGDKYLGSKGIIFAALSRGLSEAKKANAYSCTLCSSCFINCPVIDLPELMKKVRQKLNGAALSTEENKKMIANLEKYGNPFGEIGDQPPGSLFCC
- a CDS encoding SpoIID/LytB domain-containing protein, which translates into the protein MTIFSGLLNYKKMICQKKNYWRKCSRTILIALVFIGQIFFVNLNLVQAASYRAGIVVYSPKQKITLKAGIVAKLRINYINNGTASWLNSGTSAVKLKTDSTGKSFVHSQWISSTYPTKLYYPKVGPGQSIWFDVPIITPKTNGTYPFNLSLIAGSTTISGSTATFTITITGGKAPSTTNNSAPSQSTTMNGLNEVLQITEQQKTNLPITVEPNISSGYQVKFNGQAVDVNKLGSRFQVDYNFSLKKYFINDQNGQRILMTDQSIEFVPTNGTDQLKLTAGSSYNFCGYLKFVYQSTNSRLSILTNTAESCYPKLIAPVPTISPIPQPEVWWQAISADTSATSDFRFEQEPIIKVGLLYQTADSQANLPFKIHTLNNKPYELRDDNNNLLTMATTGDTLTVDFDFILNKTFVDSNGVRLFLTDSPLHFVAREPETIFEISSWKNGPFWGMNVNDNDYRGNLIVEYNPNTERFWLINEIGMEEYLRGNSEIWDTWPTEMLKAQIIAARTYALFRYINPKYTNSPSADDDPIFTVRSTQADQVYRGYQGELRNPNIVQAASDTRAMIATYNNDPILAYYFAQTNGRTRDSVSAGMTRAPVDYLKGVIDPPGEGLTLKGHGVGLPQVGGKVAAQQGANFAQILKYYYQGIQIKKLYP